GCGGATGACCAATAAAGGTGATAGGGGCCATGTTTCCGCTGCGGTGCAAGATGAATTATGCGATATGATGGCATTATTGCCGAGCCTAAGAACTGGTGAAGGATTGATTATGGGAGAAGGCGTAAAGATCCCTTCACGTGTTAAATTTGAGAAAATTTCAAAAGCTCCCAGAAGCGTAGACCCTGAGGTGTCTAAGGAATGGCGAAAGGAAAGGCCTGATCGTAAGGAAAGCGATTTTGAAACAACTGTTGATTTATGGCGTAATCAAAAGCTTAATTAAAAAAGGAGTATGTTATGTCTGAGATGAAGATGATTCCTGTAGTTTCTTCAAATATTGAAGGCATTGGGTATAGCGAAGATACACAAATTTTAAGAGTTGAATTCCTTTCAGGAGCAATTTACGAGTATAAAAATGTGCCAATCATGGAATTTGAACAATTAAAAAATGCATCTTCTGCTGGCTCATATCTCCATAGAAATATAAAGAACAATTATCCATATGAAAAAGTAGGATAGTTGCGGGAGACAGCTGGAAACCCATGGCCACCGCCCATCTTAAATCCAGATGATTCTGTAAAATCATAAAAAGGGGGCATTAAATGTCAAGCAAAAACAAAGAAGAAAACAAAGTAACCACAAGCAGCCAATTGTATAAAAACATCAAGGCAATTTTAACAGAGTCGCGGACGCGAGCCATAGGAGCGGTCAATTTTATCATGGTCGAAGCGTATTGGAATGTGGGAAAGCTGATTGTGGAGGGTGAGCAGAGAGGGGAAAAGAGAGCGGGTTATGGTGACTATTTGTTGAAGGATATTTCTAAACGGCTTACATCTGATTTGGGTTCTGGCTTTTCAGAGCAAAGCCTCAGAATCCTGATAATCTGCGGCAATCCTGATTTTCATCAGGACAGGTTCTGCGTCCCATTAACTGACAGAATTATGGAGAAAAGAAGATGATATCTAAATATTCTACAGAAGGGCTAATTGAAGCGGAGTTTCAATCTGGTTCACGGGGTAGAGTTCTTAAAAACAAACTTGGAATTACCGGCAAGAGGAAGATGGATCATCTGGAAACTCAGGCACTTCTTGAGACTCAGGAATACTATTACCGAGTTATCTCAAAAGATGACCCTATCACAAAGGATTTAATCAAAGAAATGCACTATAAATTTTTTGGGAAAATATATGAGTGGGCAGGAAATTACAGGAAGGTAAATTTAAGCAAAGGAGGCTTTACTTGGCCACCTGCCTATCTGGTGGCAAAAAATATGACTGAGTTTGAGAAAGATACCTTGCTTGTCCATACCCCTTGCAAAGCCGGCCATATTGATGATGTGGCAAATTCCATTGCTATTGTTCATAGCGAATTTCTGCTTGTTCATCCCTTTAGAGAAGGAAATGGCAGAATAGCTCGCCTCATTTCTGATTTAATGGCATTACAATCGGATTTTCCTGTTCTGGACTTTGATTTTTCTAAAAGAAGAACCAGAGATAATTACATTAAGGCAGTTACGCAAGGGTATAAACAGAATTATGAGCCACTAAAGTCTCTCATCAAGGAAGTTCTTGTAAAATCAATAGAAGAGTTTGGAAA
The sequence above is drawn from the bacterium genome and encodes:
- a CDS encoding Fic family protein translates to MISKYSTEGLIEAEFQSGSRGRVLKNKLGITGKRKMDHLETQALLETQEYYYRVISKDDPITKDLIKEMHYKFFGKIYEWAGNYRKVNLSKGGFTWPPAYLVAKNMTEFEKDTLLVHTPCKAGHIDDVANSIAIVHSEFLLVHPFREGNGRIARLISDLMALQSDFPVLDFDFSKRRTRDNYIKAVTQGYKQNYEPLKSLIKEVLVKSIEEFGK
- a CDS encoding KTSC domain-containing protein translates to MSEMKMIPVVSSNIEGIGYSEDTQILRVEFLSGAIYEYKNVPIMEFEQLKNASSAGSYLHRNIKNNYPYEKVG